A single genomic interval of Syntrophorhabdus sp. harbors:
- a CDS encoding aldo/keto reductase, whose product MNEVMFPSSRLVLGTVQLGLTYGIANKNGKPDADMAVSIVKTAYEKGIREFDTAQAYGESEAILGKAFRELGIASDVKVTTKLDPKLPWSDEGFLVRSVEESLKRLGVEQLEALLLHREEMMDTLENGFTGALEQIRRKGYTRGLGVSVYSPERARQALDLDLFQVVHLPTSILDRRFRDSGIFEFGRKRGKEIYVRSAFLQGLLLMDADDVPAGLKGVVGVLEEIDRIASRYRLTRSSIALIYLRDRFRDAKVIFGAETVDQVRQNAEEWRIDVPGSLLEEIERLEPELDDSVLNPSRWLH is encoded by the coding sequence GTGAATGAGGTGATGTTCCCGTCTTCTCGCCTGGTTCTCGGCACGGTGCAACTTGGTCTCACCTACGGTATAGCGAACAAAAACGGAAAGCCCGACGCGGACATGGCGGTCTCCATCGTGAAGACCGCTTACGAGAAAGGAATCCGGGAATTCGATACGGCTCAGGCGTACGGTGAAAGCGAGGCTATCCTCGGAAAGGCCTTCAGGGAGCTTGGGATAGCCTCCGATGTGAAGGTGACAACTAAATTGGACCCCAAACTCCCTTGGTCTGATGAAGGTTTCCTTGTCAGGTCGGTGGAGGAGAGTCTCAAAAGGCTTGGGGTTGAACAGCTCGAGGCTTTGCTGTTGCACCGTGAAGAAATGATGGATACTCTGGAAAACGGTTTCACCGGGGCGCTGGAACAGATTCGGCGTAAGGGCTACACCCGGGGTCTTGGCGTTTCGGTCTATTCCCCCGAGCGGGCGAGGCAGGCGCTGGATCTGGATCTCTTTCAGGTGGTGCATCTCCCAACGAGCATACTTGACCGGCGTTTTCGGGACTCCGGCATATTCGAGTTCGGACGGAAACGGGGGAAGGAGATCTATGTCAGGAGCGCCTTCCTTCAGGGGCTGCTTCTGATGGATGCGGATGATGTGCCGGCAGGCCTGAAGGGGGTGGTGGGGGTGCTTGAGGAAATTGACAGGATAGCTTCTAGATACCGGCTGACGCGCAGTTCAATAGCTTTGATATACCTGCGGGATCGGTTCCGGGATGCGAAGGTAATATTCGGGGCGGAGACCGTCGATCAGGTCAGGCAGAATGCCGAGGAATGGCGTATTGATGTCCCGGGTAGTCTTTTGGAGGAAATCGAGAGACTTGAGCCGGAACTGGATGATTCAGTTCTCAACCCCTCCAGGTGGCTCCATTGA
- the pseC gene encoding UDP-4-amino-4,6-dideoxy-N-acetyl-beta-L-altrosamine transaminase yields MIPYGRQFIDEDDISAVIEVLRSDWLTTGPKVAKFEEAFAKHVGARYAVAVNSGTAALHASIFAVGIKPGDEVIVPTITFAATANSVVYQGGTPVFADVMPSNLLIDPSRVEALITDRTRAIISVDYAGHPCDYDALNDIAARRGLFLIDDACHALGGSFHGRPVGSLAGLNTFSFHPVKHITTGEGGLVTTDDPSLASRMRLFRNHGIDSDHYQRELEGSWEYNMTDLGYNYRLTDLQCALGLSQLKKLNKWVMRRRAIASRYDAAFQNTDLVRPLAVGEGVDHAYHLYIVRVPGDARGKIFRGLRAEGIGVNVHYRPVHLHPFYRQRFGTGPGLCPNAEHAYEEIITLPVFPAMTDDMVDEVIEAVKRIVRE; encoded by the coding sequence ATGATCCCCTACGGGCGTCAATTCATCGATGAAGACGATATTAGTGCAGTCATAGAGGTCCTCCGCTCCGACTGGCTTACAACTGGCCCGAAGGTCGCCAAATTCGAGGAGGCTTTCGCCAAACATGTTGGTGCGAGATACGCAGTGGCGGTGAACAGCGGCACTGCGGCTCTCCACGCATCGATATTTGCAGTCGGCATAAAGCCCGGAGACGAAGTGATTGTCCCGACCATCACCTTTGCTGCAACGGCAAATTCCGTTGTTTACCAGGGGGGTACCCCGGTCTTTGCGGATGTCATGCCTTCGAACCTGCTTATCGATCCCTCCCGGGTTGAGGCGCTGATCACCGATAGGACCAGGGCCATCATTTCCGTCGATTATGCCGGACATCCCTGTGACTATGATGCTTTGAATGATATAGCCGCCCGTCGTGGTCTCTTTCTCATCGACGACGCCTGTCATGCCCTCGGGGGGAGCTTTCACGGTCGGCCTGTTGGATCACTGGCGGGCCTGAATACCTTCAGTTTCCATCCTGTCAAGCACATCACGACGGGGGAGGGAGGGCTCGTGACTACCGATGATCCATCGCTTGCGTCAAGGATGAGACTTTTCAGGAACCATGGCATAGACAGCGACCATTATCAGAGGGAGCTAGAGGGATCCTGGGAATACAACATGACCGACCTGGGATACAATTATCGCCTGACCGACCTTCAGTGCGCCCTTGGTCTGAGCCAGCTGAAGAAACTCAACAAATGGGTTATGAGAAGAAGGGCAATAGCCTCACGGTATGACGCCGCGTTTCAGAATACTGACCTGGTGCGCCCCCTCGCGGTGGGTGAGGGGGTCGATCATGCCTACCACCTGTACATAGTTCGGGTGCCGGGTGATGCGAGGGGGAAGATATTCCGGGGTCTCAGGGCTGAGGGGATAGGTGTCAATGTTCACTACAGACCGGTACATCTTCACCCTTTCTACCGACAACGTTTCGGAACGGGGCCGGGGCTGTGTCCCAATGCAGAACATGCCTATGAAGAGATCATTACCCTTCCTGTATTTCCAGCCATGACCGATGATATGGTGGACGAAGTGATAGAAGCGGTGAAGAGGATTGTCCGTGAATGA
- a CDS encoding GNAT family N-acetyltransferase produces the protein MSYKSEYSPYLQGRRLYLREVRVSDINEEYYHWMNDPGVTRYLESRFFPNDTESLKEYVVQRQKDRNSVFLAIILKEEEKHIGNVKLGPIDWIHKLGDIGVLIGDKSSWGRGYATEAIGLVVKLAFQGLNLHKVTAGYYVDNKGSEKAFKNNGFVLEGVRRKHRFCEGSYTDTVLLGLLREEFEKKEE, from the coding sequence ATGAGCTACAAGAGTGAATATTCGCCGTATCTGCAGGGCAGGCGCCTTTATCTGCGTGAAGTGCGCGTTTCCGATATCAACGAGGAATATTATCACTGGATGAACGATCCCGGAGTCACAAGATACCTCGAGAGCAGGTTTTTCCCCAACGATACGGAGTCCTTGAAGGAATATGTCGTACAAAGACAAAAGGACCGCAACAGCGTGTTCCTTGCCATCATACTTAAGGAAGAGGAAAAACATATCGGCAATGTCAAACTGGGACCTATCGATTGGATACATAAGCTCGGAGACATCGGTGTGCTTATAGGAGACAAGAGTTCCTGGGGAAGGGGATATGCCACCGAGGCCATCGGCCTGGTCGTGAAGCTGGCCTTTCAGGGACTGAACCTTCACAAGGTTACAGCGGGATACTACGTTGACAATAAAGGTTCCGAGAAAGCGTTCAAGAACAACGGGTTCGTCCTCGAGGGAGTCAGGCGCAAGCATCGCTTCTGTGAAGGTTCATATACGGATACCGTTCTCCTGGGGCTGCTCAGGGAAGAATTCGAGAAGAAGGAAGAATGA
- a CDS encoding MarR family EPS-associated transcriptional regulator yields MNEAQFRTLRELSSESEISQRDLSKRIGLSLGSVNFILKELIKKGYVKAQRFKNSNNKAAYIYVLTPKGINERVRQTQYFLQLKMKEYERLRREIDELRIESENHE; encoded by the coding sequence ATGAATGAGGCCCAATTCAGAACTCTCCGGGAGCTTTCCTCGGAGAGCGAGATATCCCAGCGAGACCTGTCGAAGAGGATAGGGCTCAGCCTGGGGAGCGTCAACTTCATCCTGAAAGAACTGATCAAGAAGGGTTACGTCAAGGCACAGCGCTTCAAGAACTCCAACAACAAAGCGGCATATATCTATGTCCTCACACCGAAGGGTATCAACGAGCGGGTCCGTCAGACGCAGTATTTCCTCCAGCTGAAAATGAAGGAGTACGAAAGGTTGCGGAGAGAGATCGATGAGCTCAGAATTGAATCCGAGAATCATGAGTGA
- a CDS encoding ABC transporter ATP-binding protein: MSKTVIKIEGVAKQYRLGSIGHGTLYRDVQSWLARIRGKEDPNSMIGSKPLARVEGKDHFWALRDINLEIRQGDTVGIIGRNGAGKSTLLKILSRVTAPTRGVIKVRGRIASLLEVGTGFHPELTGRENIYINGAILGMSKGEINRKFDEIVEFAGVELFVDTPVKRYSSGMYVRLAFAVAAHLEPEILLVDEVLAVGDVEFQNKCLGKMDNVAKEGRTVLFVSHNMGAIRNLCRRAVLLDEGKVVVDGSADEGLAHYLSLKTMEKAVIGKEEIEARMEGVILRNNPHIRFVEVGLYDANGEAKKAFYSNESIRLKIAFQCFKVIHDMHIFVYFTDEKGNDLLLSQQVDWPGMVKAFRRLGEGMYEALCEIPPNLFGGRTFYLSIHLEYPKTEHIVLQKILSFDVKFHGYNNVHIDYSVALRPQFEWQLQEIT, encoded by the coding sequence ATGAGCAAAACAGTCATAAAGATAGAAGGTGTGGCCAAACAGTACCGCCTGGGGTCCATAGGCCACGGCACGCTTTATCGGGATGTTCAGAGTTGGTTGGCGCGGATCCGTGGGAAAGAGGATCCGAATTCCATGATTGGTTCGAAGCCGCTCGCGCGTGTCGAAGGCAAAGACCATTTCTGGGCGCTGAGAGACATCAATCTGGAGATCAGGCAGGGAGACACGGTGGGCATTATCGGGCGCAACGGTGCGGGCAAATCGACTCTGCTAAAGATTCTTTCGCGTGTGACGGCCCCTACGCGCGGCGTCATTAAGGTGCGGGGCCGTATAGCCAGCCTTCTCGAGGTGGGAACCGGCTTCCATCCTGAGCTGACCGGACGGGAAAACATATACATAAACGGAGCGATCCTGGGGATGAGCAAAGGTGAGATAAACCGCAAGTTCGATGAGATCGTCGAATTTGCGGGGGTCGAGCTCTTTGTCGACACGCCAGTCAAACGTTATTCGAGCGGTATGTACGTACGACTTGCTTTCGCGGTAGCAGCCCACCTGGAGCCCGAGATACTCCTGGTGGATGAAGTGCTTGCCGTGGGGGATGTAGAGTTCCAGAACAAGTGTTTGGGAAAGATGGACAATGTTGCGAAAGAAGGACGTACCGTCCTGTTCGTGAGCCACAACATGGGCGCCATTCGCAATCTGTGCAGACGCGCGGTCCTTCTTGACGAGGGTAAGGTTGTCGTGGACGGCAGCGCCGACGAGGGGCTCGCTCATTACCTGAGCCTTAAGACGATGGAGAAGGCTGTTATCGGGAAGGAAGAGATCGAGGCCAGGATGGAAGGGGTAATATTGAGGAACAACCCTCACATCAGGTTTGTTGAGGTTGGTTTGTATGATGCGAATGGAGAGGCAAAGAAGGCTTTCTATTCCAACGAATCGATACGACTGAAGATTGCTTTTCAATGTTTCAAAGTAATTCACGACATGCATATTTTCGTCTACTTTACCGATGAAAAGGGTAATGATCTGTTGCTGTCGCAACAAGTGGATTGGCCAGGAATGGTCAAGGCCTTTCGCCGCCTTGGCGAAGGGATGTACGAGGCATTATGTGAAATACCTCCGAATCTTTTTGGAGGGAGGACGTTTTATCTCTCAATTCATCTAGAGTATCCCAAGACGGAGCACATAGTGCTGCAGAAGATCTTGAGCTTCGACGTCAAGTTTCACGGTTATAATAATGTCCATATCGATTATTCGGTTGCATTGCGCCCTCAGTTCGAATGGCAATTACAAGAAATCACTTGA
- a CDS encoding ABC transporter permease, with protein sequence MSVSQKRWTTIIRNRKDWLDIDLGELWRYRDLILLFVRRDFVTFYKQTVLGPIWFVLQPVFYTLVFTIIFGRIANIPTDGLPQPLFYLSSIVVWNYFANCLSQTSNTFIANTNIFGKVYFPRLTVPLSIVITNLITFFVQFALFLCFMLFFVLKGAVVRPNLAILFTPLLIVQMGVLGFGFGILVSSLTTKYRDLTFVTSFGIQIWMYVTPVVYPISQVSERWQWLFILNPMASIIETFRYAFLGAGAVRPLYSAISVAVTIFVLSVGILLFNRVERTFMDRI encoded by the coding sequence ATGTCAGTGAGTCAAAAGCGTTGGACGACGATCATCAGGAACAGAAAGGACTGGTTGGATATAGACCTGGGGGAGTTGTGGCGTTACCGCGATTTGATCCTTCTTTTCGTACGCAGGGACTTTGTCACGTTTTATAAGCAGACGGTACTCGGGCCCATCTGGTTCGTTCTCCAGCCCGTCTTTTATACCTTGGTATTCACCATCATTTTCGGCAGGATCGCCAACATACCGACCGACGGGCTCCCTCAACCGCTCTTCTATCTGTCCAGCATCGTCGTCTGGAACTATTTTGCCAACTGCCTGTCCCAGACGTCGAATACCTTTATTGCCAATACGAACATTTTCGGGAAGGTTTACTTCCCGCGCTTGACAGTTCCCCTGTCTATAGTGATCACCAACTTGATAACCTTTTTCGTCCAGTTTGCACTTTTTCTGTGTTTCATGCTCTTCTTCGTTCTTAAGGGGGCCGTGGTAAGGCCTAACCTTGCGATTCTTTTTACACCGCTGCTCATTGTGCAGATGGGGGTGCTCGGTTTCGGATTCGGCATCCTCGTATCTTCGCTGACCACCAAGTACCGAGACCTTACTTTTGTCACGTCCTTCGGGATACAGATCTGGATGTACGTGACGCCTGTCGTATATCCCATATCGCAGGTATCGGAGCGTTGGCAATGGCTATTCATCCTCAACCCCATGGCGTCGATCATTGAGACCTTCCGCTACGCCTTTCTCGGTGCGGGCGCCGTCAGGCCGCTCTACAGCGCCATCAGCGTCGCCGTTACCATTTTTGTTCTCAGTGTGGGGATCCTCCTTTTCAATCGTGTCGAGCGGACGTTCATGGACAGGATCTGA
- the pseB gene encoding UDP-N-acetylglucosamine 4,6-dehydratase (inverting), whose protein sequence is MLNEKTILITGGTGSFGQKATEVILKKYRPRRLIIFSRDELKQFEMAQKYPISRYDCIRYFIGDVRDKERLNRAFHGVDYVIHAAALKQVPAAEYNPFEAVKTNVLGAQNIINVAIDQGVSKVIALSTDKAANPINLYGATKLCSDKLFIAGNQYVGHEHTVFSVVRYGNVVGSRGSVIPFFEASKGNGCLPITDPRMTRFWITLEQGVDFVLKCLERMVGGELFVPKLPTMNIMDLAHAIAPECDTEIIGIRPGEKLHEVMIPRDDARRTIEFEDYYIIQPDFGFWKRRYNGDGGKAVPEDFEYGSDTNHWRLTVDEMREMIGSI, encoded by the coding sequence ATGTTGAATGAAAAGACGATCTTAATTACCGGCGGAACAGGTTCGTTCGGGCAAAAAGCCACAGAGGTCATTCTGAAGAAATACAGGCCGAGACGGTTGATCATCTTCAGCCGCGATGAACTCAAACAATTTGAAATGGCGCAGAAATATCCTATTTCAAGATATGATTGCATTCGATATTTTATCGGTGATGTGCGTGATAAGGAGCGCCTCAACAGGGCGTTCCACGGTGTCGACTACGTGATCCATGCAGCGGCGCTGAAACAGGTCCCCGCGGCGGAATACAATCCCTTCGAGGCTGTAAAGACAAACGTTTTGGGAGCGCAGAATATCATTAATGTAGCGATCGATCAAGGGGTGTCAAAGGTCATCGCTCTTTCAACCGACAAAGCAGCGAATCCGATCAATCTCTACGGTGCCACGAAGCTTTGTTCCGACAAGCTCTTCATAGCGGGCAATCAGTACGTGGGACACGAGCACACTGTCTTCAGTGTTGTGCGTTACGGGAACGTAGTAGGCAGCCGGGGAAGTGTCATCCCCTTTTTCGAAGCCTCGAAAGGGAATGGCTGTTTGCCAATAACCGATCCTCGCATGACAAGGTTTTGGATCACCCTGGAACAGGGTGTCGATTTCGTCCTGAAGTGTCTTGAGAGGATGGTTGGCGGCGAGCTCTTTGTCCCGAAACTTCCCACCATGAACATCATGGACCTCGCTCACGCGATAGCCCCTGAGTGCGACACTGAGATCATCGGCATCAGGCCCGGTGAGAAGCTCCACGAGGTGATGATCCCCAGGGATGACGCGAGAAGGACGATCGAATTCGAAGATTACTATATCATTCAGCCTGATTTCGGATTCTGGAAACGCCGTTACAACGGTGACGGGGGCAAGGCCGTACCCGAAGATTTTGAGTATGGTTCAGATACGAATCACTGGCGCCTCACGGTCGATGAGATGAGGGAGATGATAGGGTCGATATGA
- a CDS encoding HAD family hydrolase, whose translation MIKAVFVDRDGTINVEKGHVFRCEDLEFLPGAVEGLRLLTERGISIFIITNQAGIAKGLYTEEDFRVFTEHMDGLLRREGVAIENTLFCPHHPEGIVPEYTKTCGCRKPNTLLLESVMRERNYSIEELILIGDKNSDIDAGNKLGLRTYLVLTGYGNEHRESTKASFVVPDLLVAVKHLLKEWDRDRG comes from the coding sequence ATGATTAAGGCAGTCTTTGTGGATCGTGATGGTACGATCAATGTCGAGAAGGGTCACGTTTTCAGATGTGAGGACCTGGAGTTCCTGCCGGGGGCCGTCGAAGGTCTCAGACTGCTCACCGAGAGAGGCATAAGTATCTTCATCATCACGAACCAGGCCGGTATCGCCAAGGGTCTTTACACGGAGGAAGATTTCAGGGTGTTCACGGAACACATGGACGGTTTGCTGCGGAGGGAGGGTGTGGCGATAGAAAACACGCTTTTCTGTCCGCACCACCCGGAGGGAATTGTCCCTGAATATACGAAGACATGCGGGTGCAGGAAGCCGAACACCCTGCTCCTCGAGTCGGTGATGAGGGAGCGTAATTATAGTATCGAAGAACTCATCTTGATCGGAGACAAGAACAGCGATATTGATGCCGGGAACAAATTGGGGCTGAGGACTTATCTGGTGCTCACCGGTTACGGCAACGAGCACAGGGAGAGTACGAAGGCCTCATTTGTCGTTCCGGATCTCCTGGTGGCGGTGAAGCATTTGCTGAAGGAATGGGACCGGGATCGGGGTTGA
- a CDS encoding N-acetyl sugar amidotransferase, which produces MTELRRCTRCVLPETHETIIFDEEGVCNVCRGQEYKQSRIDWDGKKRELDELIETYRGKYRYDCIVPFSGGKDSTWTLYYLIKEYGLKPLVVCYDHGFFRRNLLENTRRTMRKLGADLHVYTPNWKVVQKLMLQSFLDKGDFCWHCHTGIFAYPMWAAIRNEVPLIFWGEPSAEYTAFYSYDQPEEVDEKRFNRHTNLGISADDMYIRLGGDFDEREMQHFHYPPLKELRRINYRSVCLGSYIFWDVKKQYDVIRRELGWQGDEVENVPPGYEYEKIECYLQGVRDYIKYIKRGYTRPCHLATIDIRNNRLSREKAMEMIRTYEGKRPPSLEVFLSYIGLTEEEFMEISLGHGISPYVHDPAKERPGKKVHDFDSWPRYEAMPREEAQKLLNRWREKQR; this is translated from the coding sequence ATGACGGAATTGAGACGATGCACGAGATGCGTGCTGCCGGAGACCCACGAAACGATAATCTTTGATGAAGAGGGTGTCTGCAATGTTTGCAGGGGACAGGAATACAAGCAGTCGAGAATCGATTGGGACGGAAAGAAGAGGGAACTTGATGAGTTGATCGAAACCTACCGCGGAAAATACCGGTACGATTGCATCGTGCCATTCAGCGGGGGCAAGGACAGCACCTGGACCCTTTATTACCTTATAAAGGAATACGGTCTCAAACCCCTGGTGGTCTGCTACGACCACGGTTTCTTCCGGAGGAACCTTCTGGAGAACACGCGGCGCACGATGCGCAAGCTCGGAGCGGACCTCCACGTGTACACGCCGAATTGGAAGGTCGTCCAGAAGCTGATGCTCCAGAGCTTCCTCGACAAAGGGGATTTCTGCTGGCACTGTCATACAGGAATATTCGCATACCCTATGTGGGCAGCGATTCGCAACGAGGTTCCCTTGATCTTCTGGGGTGAACCGTCCGCGGAGTACACGGCCTTTTACAGCTACGACCAGCCGGAAGAGGTGGACGAGAAACGATTCAACCGTCATACGAATCTGGGCATCAGCGCCGATGACATGTACATTCGGCTCGGCGGGGATTTCGATGAGAGGGAGATGCAGCATTTTCATTATCCTCCCCTTAAAGAGCTCCGAAGGATAAACTATCGCTCCGTCTGCTTGGGTTCGTACATATTCTGGGACGTGAAGAAACAGTACGATGTTATTCGCCGGGAGCTTGGGTGGCAGGGAGATGAAGTGGAGAATGTTCCACCAGGCTATGAGTATGAGAAGATAGAGTGCTACCTCCAGGGTGTGCGCGATTACATCAAATATATAAAACGGGGATACACCCGGCCGTGCCACCTGGCAACGATCGATATTCGGAACAACCGCCTGAGCCGTGAGAAGGCCATGGAAATGATCCGCACATACGAGGGAAAGCGGCCTCCAAGCCTGGAGGTATTCCTCAGTTACATCGGGCTCACGGAGGAAGAATTCATGGAGATATCCCTCGGGCATGGGATATCTCCCTATGTCCATGATCCAGCAAAGGAAAGACCGGGAAAGAAGGTGCACGACTTTGACTCATGGCCTAGGTACGAAGCTATGCCGCGTGAAGAAGCACAGAAGCTTCTTAACCGGTGGCGCGAAAAGCAAAGGTGA
- the hisH gene encoding imidazole glycerol phosphate synthase subunit HisH — translation MGNILSVCHAVEMAGGDIVMCTSADQIGGVERIILPGVGAFGDCMRNLRERGLVDALNRLVLEQKIPILGICLGMQVMAKRGFEGGEYDGLGWFEADVVRLVPNDASLRVPQIGWNDVTFQRDCELFGGLPEAPDLYFVHSYYMRCERRENVIATCDYGGTVTAAVGKDNIVATQFHPEKSQDYGLKIIRNFLSWQP, via the coding sequence ATGGGTAATATACTCTCCGTATGCCATGCGGTTGAGATGGCTGGTGGAGATATCGTTATGTGCACTTCGGCGGATCAAATAGGGGGCGTGGAAAGGATCATCCTGCCAGGCGTGGGAGCCTTTGGTGACTGTATGCGAAACCTCAGGGAAAGAGGATTGGTGGACGCTTTGAACAGGCTCGTATTGGAACAGAAAATACCGATACTCGGCATCTGCCTTGGTATGCAGGTGATGGCGAAACGAGGGTTCGAAGGCGGAGAGTACGATGGGCTTGGCTGGTTCGAGGCCGATGTTGTGAGACTGGTACCGAACGACGCTTCGCTCCGTGTTCCCCAGATCGGCTGGAACGATGTGACGTTCCAAAGGGACTGTGAGTTGTTCGGGGGCCTGCCGGAGGCGCCGGACCTTTATTTTGTTCACTCTTATTACATGCGGTGTGAGAGACGGGAAAATGTCATTGCCACGTGTGATTACGGCGGCACCGTTACAGCGGCGGTCGGAAAGGACAACATTGTCGCCACCCAGTTCCATCCTGAAAAGAGCCAGGATTATGGCTTGAAGATTATTCGAAATTTCCTGTCATGGCAGCCGTGA
- the hisF gene encoding imidazole glycerol phosphate synthase subunit HisF: protein MLKRRLIPKLQIRTLKLGGRLRPVLVTTYQFGKYVEIGDPVSQAKIYEAQAADELIILDLDASTESRSTLVDVVRKAAEVIFMPFTVGGGVRTVDDFVTLLSNGADKVSINTAAVESPELIDRAASALGSQCVVLSIDYRKDDSGKYSVWTRGGTVECGIDPVEWAKEGEGRGAGEILLTSIDADGTRMGLDVELTRRVVENVSVPVITSGGCGLAAHFVDGYVRGGADAVSAGTYFCFRDENTMQVRSHIKNAGVPIRLHH from the coding sequence GTGCTCAAACGCCGGCTTATACCAAAACTCCAGATCAGGACGCTCAAATTGGGCGGCCGTTTGAGGCCCGTTCTTGTGACCACCTACCAGTTCGGCAAATACGTCGAGATAGGCGATCCTGTGTCGCAGGCGAAAATCTACGAGGCTCAGGCGGCCGACGAGCTCATCATTCTCGACCTCGATGCCTCCACGGAAAGCCGGAGCACGCTTGTCGACGTGGTCCGCAAGGCGGCCGAGGTGATCTTCATGCCCTTTACCGTGGGAGGAGGCGTAAGGACGGTTGATGATTTCGTGACACTTCTGTCGAATGGAGCCGACAAGGTGAGTATCAACACAGCGGCCGTGGAATCTCCGGAGTTGATAGACAGGGCGGCATCAGCCCTGGGGTCGCAATGCGTTGTCCTGAGTATTGATTATCGCAAGGATGACAGTGGGAAGTACAGCGTGTGGACCAGGGGAGGGACCGTGGAATGCGGTATCGATCCCGTGGAGTGGGCGAAAGAGGGGGAAGGAAGAGGCGCCGGTGAGATTCTGCTTACCTCCATAGACGCTGACGGGACCCGGATGGGCCTGGATGTTGAACTTACCCGGAGGGTTGTCGAGAATGTGTCCGTACCTGTCATCACCTCGGGTGGCTGCGGACTCGCCGCGCATTTCGTCGACGGCTACGTGCGTGGCGGCGCCGACGCAGTATCTGCAGGAACCTATTTTTGTTTCAGGGACGAAAACACCATGCAGGTGAGGTCGCACATTAAGAATGCAGGCGTACCCATAAGGCTCCATCATTGA
- a CDS encoding SIS domain-containing protein, translated as MRDAEVIRSAIESTMECLESLMDDERVGLILQASTAITDSIRKGNKLMICGNGGSAADAQHLAGEFMCRFLKNREPLPAVALTTDSSVLTSISNDYSYADVFERQVRALGKEGDVLLGISTSGNSVNVLNALAEAGRRGIGTILLTGETQTAGGLADLVITVPSTNTPRIQEAHLLIEHVIAELVEQELCKDD; from the coding sequence ATGAGGGATGCTGAAGTGATCAGAAGTGCCATAGAGAGCACGATGGAATGTCTCGAGTCGCTCATGGATGATGAAAGGGTCGGGTTGATCCTTCAGGCCTCGACGGCGATCACGGATTCCATCCGGAAGGGCAACAAGCTCATGATCTGCGGCAACGGTGGCAGCGCGGCCGACGCCCAGCACCTTGCCGGAGAATTTATGTGCAGGTTTCTCAAGAACAGGGAGCCGCTGCCGGCGGTGGCCTTGACCACCGATTCGTCGGTCCTCACATCCATTTCCAACGATTATTCATACGCCGACGTGTTCGAGCGTCAGGTAAGGGCCCTGGGTAAGGAAGGGGATGTTCTGCTTGGCATCAGTACGAGCGGGAATTCGGTGAATGTGCTCAACGCCCTTGCCGAGGCTGGGAGAAGAGGTATCGGGACTATCCTGTTGACCGGGGAGACGCAGACTGCCGGGGGGCTGGCCGACCTGGTAATAACGGTGCCATCGACCAATACGCCCCGCATTCAGGAAGCACATCTTCTCATAGAACACGTTATAGCCGAACTGGTGGAACAGGAACTGTGCAAGGATGATTAA